In Paraglaciecola sp. T6c, the sequence GGCGCACCAGCACGCTGCAAAAGCACCATCAACTGCACTATATTGCTGTACGGCACTGCGCCATCCCCTTTCACCACGACTGGGGTTTCAGGTTCAATTCGCAAATGCGCCGCAACTAACGTGGCCACATCTACAGCTGTCATGGCCTGCTCTTGGTCTTCAGCGATATTCAGGAAGTAATTTCCATCTGCATCAACGGAAGCAATTAGCGGTGGCTTGCTATCATCTTCTAGCGGTTGCGCTTCTGCTTTTGGTAAATCTACCTTAACACCTTGAGTCACAAGCGGTGCGGTTACCATAAAGATAATCAGCAACACCAACATCACATCGATGTAGGGCACAACATTGATTTCAGACACCGGACGACGGCGTTTTCTTACATACATAATCGTTGCCTATTAGCCCTGAGCTGGACCGTTGGTGACGGTATCCGCCTTTGTTACCAGCGACTGACGATGCAATATGCTGGAAAACTCTTCCATAAAGTTACCGTAGTTGTTTTCGAGCTTTTCTACTTGATGGCTGAAACGGTTATAAGCGATAACAGAAGGGATAGCGGCAAACAGACCCATAGCGGTTGCGATCAACGCCTCAGCGATACCAGGCGCCACCATGGCTAGCGTGGCTTGTTGGACTTCACCCAAAGCGATAAACGCATTCATGATCCCCCACACAGTACCAAATAAACCAATATACGGGCTAATTGAGCCCACAGTCGCCAAGAAAGGTAAACGGCTCTCTAATTCGTCAATTTCTCTTGACAAGGAAACACGCATCGCACGGTAAGTACCGTCCATTATCGCCTCAGATGGGGTAGATGACGACTTACGCAAGCGGACAAATTCTTTAAAGCCAGCACAGAATAAACTGGCCATACCTTGCACTGATTCTCGAGCAGCTAATTCTTGATAAAGACGATTTAAATCGACCCCTGACCAAAATTTATCCTCAAATTTTTTCATATCATTTTTTGCACGGCTCAACGCCTGCGAACGCTGAAAAATAAACGTCCAAGATGCCACAGACGCGGCTAATAACAACAACATCACAAGCTGAACTAATAAGCTAGCTTGCCAAAATAATCCAAATATTGATAACTCAGCCGACACGCGAGAATTCCTCTAGTATAAATCCGGGGATGGCGATAGGTTTCATTTGCTGAAGGTCCACGCACGCCACCCTAATTAAAGCACTGACCAAGCGTTGACCACTTGGACTTATTATTGTTTGTTTGAACACCAAACTTGCGCGTTTCAATTCTACTATTTCGCTTTGAATTCTCAATAGTTCATTAAATCGTGCAGGCGCTTGATTGTCCATTTCGACACGTTTGACGACAAAACCGATAGATCGTTCCAATAACCCATCTTGTTCAATCCCCATCGAGCGCAACCACTCTGTTCTGGCGCGCTCTAGAAACTTCAAATAATTCGCGTAATAAACAATTCCGCCTGCATCCGTATCTTCATAATACACCCTTATTTGGTGTTCAAATACTGCTAAGTTTTTCTGCAACGTCACTTTTCCCCCACACTATTACATACCGTCTCCAACCAGCGCATAACTATGCGATGCAAAAGACTAATCATGATGCGCCACTAAAAATTAAAGCATTAAAATTCAAAAAGATAGATCCATTTAACTAAACCCAGCGTTGTAATACAACATAATAAGCGCGACAAATATGCATAGATATTCAATATTTTCGCAAAAATACGTTTATCAAAGATATTTGTAACAAAAAAAATAATAGGTTAAATAACACTCAGTAAAAAATAAACCATTGTTTTTAATGATAAAAATAAAAAGTGACAGGTATTAACAAGTTTTATACAAAATAAGTAAAGACATTACGCATTAGAAAAACTAATCATAAAATGGTAATTTTTCTCAATTGTGGTTCTTCGCGGCGAGGCTATAATGACGTTGTCTTCTCGATTAGCGAATGTTTCCAACCAGGCGTTAATCAGATGCTATGTCGACTCCCTGTTGACTGACATGTTCCCTGGAATTTTATTCCATTCAACTTTATTTGTTGCTTTGCCCGCATAATTTATGCGGGCTTTTTTTTGCCTATTTTTTACGACTTAAAAAGTATTACCACTCCTTTGGCGGTATACAAAATCAATTAGGCTCGTAATCATAACCAAAATGCAAATATGCCCGCTGAGACACAATTCGCCCTCTTGGGGTACGCTGCAAGAACCCTTGTTGAATTAAAAAGGGCTCTATCACATCTTCTATCGTGTCTCGTTCTTCACCAATCGCCGCCGCTAAGTTATCGAGACCCACAGGCCCACCCATAAATTTATCTATGATGGTGGTCAGCAATTTTCGGTCCATGTAGTCAAAGCCTTCTTTATCTACATCCAGCATATCCAGCGCAGCTGAAGCAACGTCACTGCTAATTTCACCGTTTGCTTTTATTTCGGCATAATCTCGTACCCTGCGCAGCAAGCGGTTACTGATTCGCGGTGTACCGCGGGAGCGCTTGGCGATTTCCATCGCGCCTTCCTCGTCTAAATTTAATTCCAGGAAATGGGCAGAACGCTTTACGATTTGGGTTAAATCTTTAATATTGTAAAACTCAAGGCGCTGCACAATACCGAATCTGTCGCGCAATGGTGACGTCAATGAGCCTGCTCGTGTTGTTGCACCAATCAAGGTAAACGGCGGTAACTCAAGTTTAATTGAGCGGGCAGCTGGCCCCTCTCCTATCATGATATCCAGCTGATAATCTTCCATCGCAGGGTACAGAATTTCTTCCACCACTGGGCTCAAACGATGAATTTCATCAATAAACAACACATCGTTTTCTTCTAAATTGGTTAGCAGCGCCGCTAAGTCCCCCGCTTTTTCAAGTACCGGCCCTGAGGTCGTTTTGATACTCACGCCCATTTCGTTTGCCACGATATTCGCCAAGGTCGTTTTGCCTAAGCCTGGGGGGCCAAAAATCAATAAATGATCCAACGCATCACTGCGTTTACGCGCGGCCTGAATAAAGATATCCATTTGCTCACACACATGGTCTTGCCCTGTATAATCCGCCAGCATTTTAGGGCGGATAGCACGATCGATGACTTCATCTTCGCGTAGGGCGGTAGGTTGAATGAGACGATCGGCTTCTATCATGAGAATTATTTAACTTTTGGTAGTGGTTTTATATACAGTGCGTAGTCTATGAGAGTCGAGACGGATACTCAAGCAAACTGCATAGACTATTTAATAACGGGCTTTTAGGCCTGTATTTTCCTAGGTGAAATCAGATCATTGCCCGCAATGCTTCGCGAATTAATTCTTCACTGGTGATGTCTTTTACATACACAGAATTTATCACTTTACTCGCTTGAGGCGCCTTATACCCAAGTGCTATCAGTGCGCTTAGGGCTTCTTCTTTCGCATCACTTGAAGTAACAAAGGTATTTTCAATACTATTATTGCCTTGCAGAGCAAAATCATCACTTGCAGATTGCTCTAAGCTTAGTTTTTTAAAGCGATCGCGCATTTCTATCACTAAACGCTCTGCGGTTTTCTTACCAACGCCAGGTAACTTCACCAACGCGGTAATGTCTTCGTGTGCAACACACTGCATGAAATGCTGCCCCGACATGCCCGACAAAATCGTTAATGCCAATTTAGGCCCTACGCCGCTGGCTTTAATTAACTCTCTAAATACGGCGCGCTCATTTTTATCAGCAAAACCAAACAACAATTGTGCATCTTCGCGCACCACAAAGTGAGTATAAACGCTGGCCTCGGCACCTACCTCAGGTAATTGATAAAAACTGGTCATGGGAATTTGTATTTCATAGCCGACTCCAGCTACATCGATGAGTACCTCTGGTGGCTGTTTTTCTACTACTGTGCCGCGTATTCTGCCTATCATGTTCATTCTCTAGTGTTGTTATTTATCGTAATCTGCCGCGTACGGTCTTTTTCACCTGACCTGACATCTTGATGAGGTTTTCGTTGGTGTGGCTATGGCAAAGCGCAACCGCTAATGCATCTGCAGCATCAGCTTGAGGCGTGCCCGGTAGCTTCAAAATAAACGTGACCATATGTTGTACTTGGCTTTTTTGTGCGTTCCCGTTGCCCACCACAGATTGTTTAATTTGCCGAGCGGAATACTCCGCTACATCAAGTCCTTGGTTGGACGCTGCAACAATAGCCGCGCCTCGGGCTTGACCCAGTTTTAACGCTGAATCAGGGTTTTTAGCCATAAAGACTTGCTCAATAGCGAACATATCGGGTTTATATTGCAGTATTAACTGGCTGACACCGTCAAATATTTGCTGTAATCGCGGCGCCAGTGCGTCCCCCTGCATTCGAATACAACCACTGCCTAAATATTGTTGTTGTCGCCCTGCCCTTTGTATTACGCCGTAGCCAGTAATGCGTGAGCCAGGATCTATGCCGAGAATAATTGCCACGAGTTTCAATGTACCTATTAATTATATATTGCCGATTTACGTTGGCATGTTCGCATCGGGTACGCAATCTTTGATTGCAGCCCGATTTGTATCAGACCAGACTTTAGCCATGGCAGCGTTTTTTTCTAACCATTGATAGGCTAAATGCTCGGTGAGGATAATAGCTACATCATCCTTTACTTGTATTGAAAATACATGCTCGGTATTAAAGGGCGTGTTTGGCGGGTAGCGATGTTGCCAGATGTCACGAATGGCGTAACGATTTATCTGCTGATGATCGTGTAAGTGATAACCCGCTTGTTGAATATCAATGCCGGTTTCTTCTTTGACTTCTCTTAGGGCGGTATTGATAGCCAACTCGCCGATTTCCAGCGTACCGGTCACCGACTGCCAAAAGTTAGGATCATCTTGGCGCTGCATCACTAACACTCGACATTGGCAGTCATATATGACCACCAATGCCGATTCAGGACGCCGATAAGCATTTTTGCTAGTTTGCAGAAAAATTACTCCGCGCTTGGGGCTTTTTCCTGAACGATGTCAGTCTTGATTGACAACTCTTTCAATTGCTCGTCACTGGCAATACCAGGCGCATCCGTTAATGGACACGCAGCAGTCGTTGTTTTCGGGAACGCCATCACGTCACGAATAGACGTTGCACCCGTCATCAGCATTACTAAGCGGTCTAAACCAAATGCTAAACCGGCATGAGGTGGCGCACCAAATTTAAGGGCATCCAGTAAGAAGCCAAATTTCACTTCCGCTTCTTCTTCGCTGATCCCCAAGATATTAAACACTTTAGCTTGCATGTCTTGGTTATGAATACGCACCGAACCACCGCCTAATTCACAGCCGTTCAATACCATGTCATAAGCATTTGATAACGCATTGGCGGGGTCTGCAGCAAGTTGCTCTGCCGTCATATCACGAGGAGCGGTAAATGGATGATGCAGCGCATAAAACTGGCCATCGAATTCTTCAAACATAGGGAAGTCAATCACCCAAAGCGGTTTCCACTCACCTTCAAGCAAGTCTAAATCTTCACCCACTTTCAAGCGCAGTGCCCCCAATGCTTCGGTTACAACCGTTGCGCTGTCAGCCCCAAACAATAGAATATCACCGCTTTGTGCTTCAACTCTTGATAGCACTTGCTTGGCCACATCTTCACCTAAAAATTTCAAGATAGGCGATTGCAAACCTTCAAGGCCCGCATCGATATCGTTTACTTTCATCCACGCTAGGCCTTTAGCACCATAAATCCCGACAAATTTAGTGTATTCATCGATTTGCTTACGGGTCATGCTCGCACCGCCTGGCACGCGAATAACCGCTACGCGGCCTTTAGCATCATTTGCCGGACCAGAGAACACTTTAAACTCTACATCTTTTAAGATGTCCGCCACGTCAACCAACTCTAATGGGTTACGTAAATCAGGCTTGTCACTGCCAAATCGGCGCATGGCATCGGCATAAGTCATTTGCGGGAATTCGCCTAAATCAACGTTCAGCATTTTCATGAACAAGTTGCGGATCATCCCTTCAGTGATTTTCATTACTTGCTCGGCACCCAGAAAGGTGGTCTCGATATCGATTTGAGTAAATTCAGGCTGACGATCGGCACGTAAATCTTCGTCACGGAAACATTTAACGATTTGGTAGTAGCGGTCCATACCGGACATCATCAACAATTGCTTAAACAATTGAGGTGACTGGGGTAACGCAAAGAACTTCCCTTTATGGGTACGACTTGGCACTAAATAATCCCGGGCGCCTTCAGGGGTCGCTTTGGTCAGCATAGGCGTTTCGATATCAAGGAAGCCGTCGCCTTCAAGATAACTGCGTACGGCGCTGGTGACTTTTGCACGAAACTTAAGACGGTCACTCATCACTGGGCGACGAAGATCAAGGTAGCGATATTTTAAACGCTGCTCTTCTGAATTCTCTTGATTGCTGTCCAGTGGCAAGACAGCTGATTTGTTCAAAATCGTTAAGCCTTTGCCTAAGATTTCGATTTCGCCGGTGCCCATGTCTTTATTCACTTGCCCTTGCGGACGAGCACGAACCAGACCTTCAATTTGAACACAAAATTCGCTACGCAAGCTGTTTGCGGTATCAAACAATTCGGCCAAGTCTGGATCGTAAACCACTTGAACGATACCTTCGCGGTCGCGCAAGTCGATAAAAATAACCCCACCCAAATCGCGGCGACGGTTTACCCAACCGCAAAGAGTGACTGTTTGTCCGATGTGTGATGCATTGATGTTGCCGCAATAATCTGTGCGCATGATGAAATAAGCCTCTAAACCAAGCTACTAAAATATAAGAAAAATAAGGCCGCGTAGTATATACCCAAAGCACACAATCCCCAAGAGCTGAGGCAGTCATAAAGATAATGAGTGACGTTAATGATTAAGTTGCACAAATATGACCCACATTGACGCTTTTCGCGGGACTTTATACCTATAAACAATTAACCACTCAGCGAAAATTCCCTAGAATGGGTACAAATTCGAATTTCCGGCCCTGCATTATTTTACGTAAGTGCAATAATTGTTATTCTTGTGACTCATAGTCACGAGAGTCCTTATGCTAAGAGTTAATATAGGCTGTCCTATTTGGACCCATGATGCTTGGTTTAGCAGTATTTATCCGCCCAAAAGCAGCAAAAAGACTGCCCTGCAATCCTATAGCAGGCTGTTTAATAGCGTAGAATGCAATAGCAGTTTTTATCATTTACCCAATCAAGACACCCTTAAAAAATGGCTCGACAGCGTGCCTGATGATTTTCGCTTTGTTCTTAAGTTACCCCGCAGTATTAGTCATTCGGGTCAACTCGATACATGTACAGACGAACTAAAGCACGCGATCGATAACTTAGCTGTGCTCGGCGAAACCCTTGGCGGCGTTATGTTACAGCTACCTAAGCAATTTACCCCAGCACATATCAACCAACTTGGCGTGCTCCTTGACACTATACCAACAGATTTACCTATGAGCGTGGAAGTCCGCCACTTGGCATTTTTTCAAAAGGGCGAACAAGAAAAAGCATTGAATCAGTTGTTACTTTCACATAAGGCAGACCGAGTGATAATGGATACCCGCGCCTTATTTGCTTGTGATCCAAGTCAATTCACCGGCGAAGAGCGCGAATTAGTCATCGATGTTCAACGTAAAAAGCCGCGGGTCCCGACCAATGTTATCGCTACCGGTGATTCACCTGTCGTACGCTTTGTCGGCCATCAGCAGATTGACAAATGCACGTCGTTTTATCGACCCTGGATCAAGAAAATAAAATATTGGCTGGATGAGGGTAAAAGCCCTTCCATTTTCTTTCATATGCCTGATAACAAAGATGCACCTTGGTTAGCGGCGGCCTTTATTCGTGATTATAACCTTACCTACCCTGATGCTCCGCTGCCTGCATTAGTATTACCAGCCTCGCAAAACAGCCATCAGCAGATATCGATATTTGACTCGCTAACCCCTTAGCTAACACTTAAGCCGGTTGCTCACAGTACCAAAACTAAAAAACGCCCGAAGTGAATCACTGCCGGACGCTTAGCTAATCAAGCAAATTTACCTGTTTAGGTGTTTTAGCCGGTTTAGCAAATTTGCCTGTTTAGCGGGTTGAGTCGTTTATCTAAACAACACTTTTTCTTGTTTAAACCAGTACACACAAAATCCCAGCAGTAATGCAGCAATCAATGCCGTTGAAGCAAAAATGCCAATTAACTGAAAATAGTCCATGGTACCTTTTACCAGTTCTTTCATGGCTAGCGCTACATTTGTCAAAGGCACCCAAGCCCAACCGCCTTTAAGTTTAACTCCCGGCATGAGTGCCACCATGACCGGCATGATAACGAAAATCACTAACGGCCCCATATAACTCTGGGCCTCTTTAAAGCTACGAGCGTAAATTGAAATACTCAGCAATACTGCCGCAAAGATAGCCACCAGCGGGATCAGCATCAAAAACATCAAAACAAAATCAACAATGCCAATTTGGCTCATAAAGTCAGCTACAAACTGCATAGCAAAGCCGCGGCTGAGCACTAACCCCCATACTGCCATGCTAACAACGGTAATCAATGCGGTGGTGGCGCCAGCACAAGCAATTGTTAAAAATTTACCTAAAACAATTTTCGTACGATCGATAGGTGAAATAAGCAGCGTTTCTAATGTGCCCCGCTCTTTTTCACCGGCACCAATGTCGGTCGCAGGAAACATCGCCCCTTGAAAACACAATACAAACAGTAAATATGGCAGCATACCACCTATTTTCTCGCCCCAACTTTCCCGTTGACCCGCTGTGCTTATTTGCTCAAGAACGATGGGTTTTAACAAAGCATCTTGCTGCACTAGGGTGACACCAAGTTCAGAAAACGCTGATGCTTGATACGCATCGGCATACTTTTGCACCATTGAATTCACACGGTTGCGCACCATGTTTAATCCCGCGTCATTTAAATAAAGTGTTATGTTTAGCTGACCGCTTCGAAGGATATCTGCACTGTAGTTTTCCGGCAGTACCATTACAAAATCAACGGTGTCACTGTTAATTAACGCCGTGTAATCGGCGTTAATGGCAATATCTACACGCTCAAACTTATCTGAGGCTGCCAAGTCATTTGTTAGCTCTGGCGCATACTGGTCGTTCACCACCGCGTATTTCAAGACTTTGCTTTCCGCTTTTTCGAATGCCTGAGCGGTGAAATACGCCATTCCGCCAAAAATTAACGGGAAAATGAGGATCGGTAACGCAATCATAAAAAACAACGTTTTACGGTCGCGCAGCAATTCTTTTATTTCTTTAAAAAAGACTAACCACATTGTATTTTCCCTCCTTATTGACGCTCAGTATCGATACTGGTTAAAAAAGCTTGATGTAATGAACCATCAGCGAGTTGGGTAAACGCCTTCAACTCCCCGTCAAATTTGCTCAACCCTTGGTCGATAACCGCTACACGGTCGCATAATTCGCTCACTTCATCTAAATGGTGGGTAGAGAATATCACCGGCGTGCCCTGCTCTTTTAGGCCGCGAATAAAGCGCAACACAGTTTGAGTCGCCATAATGTCTAGGCCGGTTGTCGGCTCATCCAAGATCACAACTTCGGGGTCATGCACCACCGCTCGGGCGATCGCGACTTTTTGTTTCATACCGGTAGAGAAGTTCTCACTGCGCCGGTCTAAAAATGTATGCATATCAAGGAGCTCGGCAAGTGCCTCCATTTTGTGTTTGATTTGCACTGGCGTCATGCCATGTAATTTAGCGAAGTATTCAATGTTTTCACGACCAGAAAGTCGCCCGTATAAGCCTGTCGAGCCTGATAGAAAACCTATTTTTTTTCGCGCCATTACCGGATCCTGCAACACATCTGTACCATTAATGGTAATGCTGCCACTGTCGGGTTTGAGTGCCGTGGACAACATGCGTAATGTCGTGGTTTTGCCAGCACCATTTGGGCCCAGCAAACCTAATACTTCCCCTTGCTGGCAGGTGAAAGACACATCAATGACAGAATGAAAAAAGCGCCCTTTAAGTCTGGGATCTTTACGTTCTTGCTCACTGAGTTTTTTAGGATTTTCAACTGAAAACTTTTTGGCTAAGCCAACTATCTCGATCATTCTTTTACCCTATTTAACTCGCGACTGCTTTTTCGCTCACGGCTATTATTTTCGCTCACGGCTATTTTTTCGCTCACGGCTATTTTTTTGCTCCAGCCCGCTGCTTGCCTTAGGTTGCAAATAGTTTGTTACTTTAGCCCAAATAGCTACAACCTAGTAGCTGAAAAATGCGACAATCATGTTTAAAATCATAAGATTAGTTATTTCAACAACCACAAAATAGGTTATACAAGGACACGTTTCATGGTCTCTCATCTCAATCCCTTCAGTGCCTGTATCGGTGTACTGCGCCATCCTAAGGCAACGTTTGCACAGTTAAAAGAGCAACATAACTGGTCGTGGTTGCCGTTTTTGTTGGTTACACTTGCCGCTGTTTTACCGGTTTATTACTATTTTCAGGTGGTTGATTTTCAGTGGTATAAAGAGGTCATTATTGCCAGTCAATTTGCCAACATCAGCCCCGGAGAACAACAAGCGATAAGCGCTTCACTCGACGCAACTAAAAGCATTGTTGGCACC encodes:
- the tolR gene encoding protein TolR; its protein translation is MYVRKRRRPVSEINVVPYIDVMLVLLIIFMVTAPLVTQGVKVDLPKAEAQPLEDDSKPPLIASVDADGNYFLNIAEDQEQAMTAVDVATLVAAHLRIEPETPVVVKGDGAVPYSNIVQLMVLLQRAGAPSVGLMTDPPEK
- the tolQ gene encoding protein TolQ, coding for MSAELSIFGLFWQASLLVQLVMLLLLAASVASWTFIFQRSQALSRAKNDMKKFEDKFWSGVDLNRLYQELAARESVQGMASLFCAGFKEFVRLRKSSSTPSEAIMDGTYRAMRVSLSREIDELESRLPFLATVGSISPYIGLFGTVWGIMNAFIALGEVQQATLAMVAPGIAEALIATAMGLFAAIPSVIAYNRFSHQVEKLENNYGNFMEEFSSILHRQSLVTKADTVTNGPAQG
- the ybgC gene encoding tol-pal system-associated acyl-CoA thioesterase encodes the protein MTLQKNLAVFEHQIRVYYEDTDAGGIVYYANYLKFLERARTEWLRSMGIEQDGLLERSIGFVVKRVEMDNQAPARFNELLRIQSEIVELKRASLVFKQTIISPSGQRLVSALIRVACVDLQQMKPIAIPGFILEEFSRVG
- the ruvB gene encoding Holliday junction branch migration DNA helicase RuvB, yielding MIEADRLIQPTALREDEVIDRAIRPKMLADYTGQDHVCEQMDIFIQAARKRSDALDHLLIFGPPGLGKTTLANIVANEMGVSIKTTSGPVLEKAGDLAALLTNLEENDVLFIDEIHRLSPVVEEILYPAMEDYQLDIMIGEGPAARSIKLELPPFTLIGATTRAGSLTSPLRDRFGIVQRLEFYNIKDLTQIVKRSAHFLELNLDEEGAMEIAKRSRGTPRISNRLLRRVRDYAEIKANGEISSDVASAALDMLDVDKEGFDYMDRKLLTTIIDKFMGGPVGLDNLAAAIGEERDTIEDVIEPFLIQQGFLQRTPRGRIVSQRAYLHFGYDYEPN
- the ruvA gene encoding Holliday junction branch migration protein RuvA: MIGRIRGTVVEKQPPEVLIDVAGVGYEIQIPMTSFYQLPEVGAEASVYTHFVVREDAQLLFGFADKNERAVFRELIKASGVGPKLALTILSGMSGQHFMQCVAHEDITALVKLPGVGKKTAERLVIEMRDRFKKLSLEQSASDDFALQGNNSIENTFVTSSDAKEEALSALIALGYKAPQASKVINSVYVKDITSEELIREALRAMI
- the ruvC gene encoding crossover junction endodeoxyribonuclease RuvC produces the protein MAIILGIDPGSRITGYGVIQRAGRQQQYLGSGCIRMQGDALAPRLQQIFDGVSQLILQYKPDMFAIEQVFMAKNPDSALKLGQARGAAIVAASNQGLDVAEYSARQIKQSVVGNGNAQKSQVQHMVTFILKLPGTPQADAADALAVALCHSHTNENLIKMSGQVKKTVRGRLR
- the nudB gene encoding dihydroneopterin triphosphate diphosphatase; its protein translation is MQTSKNAYRRPESALVVIYDCQCRVLVMQRQDDPNFWQSVTGTLEIGELAINTALREVKEETGIDIQQAGYHLHDHQQINRYAIRDIWQHRYPPNTPFNTEHVFSIQVKDDVAIILTEHLAYQWLEKNAAMAKVWSDTNRAAIKDCVPDANMPT
- the aspS gene encoding aspartate--tRNA ligase, giving the protein MRTDYCGNINASHIGQTVTLCGWVNRRRDLGGVIFIDLRDREGIVQVVYDPDLAELFDTANSLRSEFCVQIEGLVRARPQGQVNKDMGTGEIEILGKGLTILNKSAVLPLDSNQENSEEQRLKYRYLDLRRPVMSDRLKFRAKVTSAVRSYLEGDGFLDIETPMLTKATPEGARDYLVPSRTHKGKFFALPQSPQLFKQLLMMSGMDRYYQIVKCFRDEDLRADRQPEFTQIDIETTFLGAEQVMKITEGMIRNLFMKMLNVDLGEFPQMTYADAMRRFGSDKPDLRNPLELVDVADILKDVEFKVFSGPANDAKGRVAVIRVPGGASMTRKQIDEYTKFVGIYGAKGLAWMKVNDIDAGLEGLQSPILKFLGEDVAKQVLSRVEAQSGDILLFGADSATVVTEALGALRLKVGEDLDLLEGEWKPLWVIDFPMFEEFDGQFYALHHPFTAPRDMTAEQLAADPANALSNAYDMVLNGCELGGGSVRIHNQDMQAKVFNILGISEEEAEVKFGFLLDALKFGAPPHAGLAFGLDRLVMLMTGATSIRDVMAFPKTTTAACPLTDAPGIASDEQLKELSIKTDIVQEKAPSAE
- a CDS encoding DUF72 domain-containing protein, which gives rise to MLRVNIGCPIWTHDAWFSSIYPPKSSKKTALQSYSRLFNSVECNSSFYHLPNQDTLKKWLDSVPDDFRFVLKLPRSISHSGQLDTCTDELKHAIDNLAVLGETLGGVMLQLPKQFTPAHINQLGVLLDTIPTDLPMSVEVRHLAFFQKGEQEKALNQLLLSHKADRVIMDTRALFACDPSQFTGEERELVIDVQRKKPRVPTNVIATGDSPVVRFVGHQQIDKCTSFYRPWIKKIKYWLDEGKSPSIFFHMPDNKDAPWLAAAFIRDYNLTYPDAPLPALVLPASQNSHQQISIFDSLTP
- a CDS encoding ABC transporter permease; translated protein: MWLVFFKEIKELLRDRKTLFFMIALPILIFPLIFGGMAYFTAQAFEKAESKVLKYAVVNDQYAPELTNDLAASDKFERVDIAINADYTALINSDTVDFVMVLPENYSADILRSGQLNITLYLNDAGLNMVRNRVNSMVQKYADAYQASAFSELGVTLVQQDALLKPIVLEQISTAGQRESWGEKIGGMLPYLLFVLCFQGAMFPATDIGAGEKERGTLETLLISPIDRTKIVLGKFLTIACAGATTALITVVSMAVWGLVLSRGFAMQFVADFMSQIGIVDFVLMFLMLIPLVAIFAAVLLSISIYARSFKEAQSYMGPLVIFVIMPVMVALMPGVKLKGGWAWVPLTNVALAMKELVKGTMDYFQLIGIFASTALIAALLLGFCVYWFKQEKVLFR
- a CDS encoding ATP-binding cassette domain-containing protein is translated as MIEIVGLAKKFSVENPKKLSEQERKDPRLKGRFFHSVIDVSFTCQQGEVLGLLGPNGAGKTTTLRMLSTALKPDSGSITINGTDVLQDPVMARKKIGFLSGSTGLYGRLSGRENIEYFAKLHGMTPVQIKHKMEALAELLDMHTFLDRRSENFSTGMKQKVAIARAVVHDPEVVILDEPTTGLDIMATQTVLRFIRGLKEQGTPVIFSTHHLDEVSELCDRVAVIDQGLSKFDGELKAFTQLADGSLHQAFLTSIDTERQ